The proteins below are encoded in one region of Syntrophotalea carbinolica DSM 2380:
- the lptE gene encoding LptE family protein, protein MTARVLIVLLLALSLWGCGYHLQDKDAALPGGVRYVYVGILHNGTYEPFLENAVSNALIDRLVRSPGVELVGKPDRADAILTGNIVGYSNKSLSYNGNDNIAEYRSRLTVEVALRHADTAQILWKGRSSWTEDYAANADKSLEDDRESAAVEVIAQRLADELYARMADDF, encoded by the coding sequence ATGACAGCGCGTGTACTGATCGTCCTATTGCTGGCATTGAGCCTTTGGGGCTGCGGCTATCATCTGCAGGATAAAGACGCGGCGCTGCCGGGCGGGGTCCGCTATGTGTATGTCGGTATCCTGCATAACGGCACTTATGAGCCTTTTTTGGAAAATGCCGTATCCAATGCCTTGATCGATCGACTGGTAAGGAGTCCGGGAGTTGAACTGGTGGGCAAACCGGACAGGGCCGATGCGATTTTAACCGGAAACATTGTGGGATATAGCAATAAATCCCTGTCATACAATGGTAACGACAATATCGCCGAATATCGTTCGCGTTTGACCGTAGAGGTTGCCTTGCGACATGCCGACACCGCCCAGATTCTCTGGAAGGGGCGCTCGAGCTGGACCGAGGATTACGCGGCCAATGCCGACAAGTCCCTTGAGGATGATCGCGAGTCGGCAGCCGTTGAGGTCATCGCGCAGCGTCTGGCGGATGAGCTCTATGCTCGCATGGCGGACGATTTTTGA
- a CDS encoding response regulator: protein MSGYNVLVVEDSSIMRQLLVMSLRRLPGIVVMEASDGLEALKIIANKNLSLIFSDVNMPGMDGLKLVRMLRGDRRTKDIPVVMVTTEGAEEDRDRAMALGATEYITKPVQAGNVVEIASRLLGLSTDIAES, encoded by the coding sequence ATGTCTGGTTACAATGTTCTGGTAGTGGAAGATTCATCCATTATGCGGCAACTGTTGGTCATGTCTTTGCGCCGTTTGCCCGGCATCGTTGTGATGGAAGCCAGCGATGGACTGGAGGCTTTGAAGATCATCGCCAACAAGAACCTTTCTCTGATTTTTTCGGATGTCAACATGCCCGGCATGGACGGATTGAAATTGGTTCGCATGCTTCGCGGGGATCGGCGTACCAAGGATATTCCCGTCGTCATGGTGACTACGGAAGGAGCTGAGGAGGATCGAGATCGTGCCATGGCGTTGGGTGCGACCGAGTATATAACCAAACCGGTGCAGGCCGGAAATGTTGTCGAGATAGCCTCGCGTCTGCTGGGTTTGTCTACAGACATTGCAGAGAGCTGA
- a CDS encoding response regulator transcription factor, whose product MVTRKKILIVEDEESLLRLESILLTSKGYDVKGVSNGKAALEAMASEKPDLVLLDIMLPEIDGFEVCRIIKVTEETCHIPVIMLTAKKCQDDFSRGQEVGADWYITKPFKSAMVIETIQRFLP is encoded by the coding sequence ATGGTGACCCGGAAAAAAATCCTGATTGTCGAAGATGAGGAGAGTCTCCTTCGGTTGGAGAGTATTCTGTTGACCTCCAAGGGGTACGATGTCAAGGGGGTGTCCAATGGCAAGGCGGCTTTGGAAGCCATGGCTTCGGAAAAACCCGATCTGGTTCTGCTTGACATTATGCTTCCCGAGATCGATGGGTTTGAAGTTTGCCGGATCATCAAGGTGACAGAAGAGACCTGTCATATACCTGTCATCATGCTCACCGCCAAAAAATGTCAGGACGACTTCTCCCGTGGGCAGGAAGTCGGCGCCGACTGGTATATTACCAAACCGTTTAAATCCGCTATGGTTATCGAGACCATCCAGCGCTTTTTGCCCTGA
- the murJ gene encoding murein biosynthesis integral membrane protein MurJ: MGNTREQKEITRATGVMGFATSLSRVFGLVRDMVVARMFGAGFGADAFFMAFTIPNLLRRFFAEGSLTAAFVPTFSRVYLDQGEAESRRVANICWTLLLLIMAAVTLCGILASPWIVRLIGYGFGAIPGKLALTDFLNRLMFPYIFFVSLLALVTGILNVLGHYFWPSVSPVLLNLAMILSAYFLADYFQTPVVALAIGVLVGGLLQLAIQIPVLRRYGYRFRFDFHFRHPAVRQVARLMLPGIAGVAIYQINIVVTRLLASFLPEGSVSYLYFGQRLFEFPQGIFVVSLAQAVLPAMSRQVALGDDVGFKDSLRYALVLIALVTLPAAVGLVLCAIPVYSLFFMHGAFNYEDVRQSAVVLAAYAPGLLFAGVSRVVVPSFYAMGDTRTPVWISFWTLLVNAGLGVLLMQPYAHVGLACALTLASIFNCSVLLFILRQKLGSLGLKYVLGSMLRILPGTLVMAGFVYEVLQHASWGQAGSFWFKIALLGFAVAGGGSIFAVGCVAMRVPEAAQAYSLLKRKLGWGT; encoded by the coding sequence ATGGGCAACACGAGGGAACAAAAGGAAATCACCAGGGCGACCGGTGTCATGGGGTTTGCAACCAGTTTGAGTCGAGTCTTCGGATTGGTGCGAGATATGGTCGTTGCCCGCATGTTTGGTGCCGGATTCGGTGCGGACGCCTTTTTTATGGCTTTCACCATTCCCAACCTTTTGCGGCGGTTTTTTGCCGAAGGGTCTCTTACCGCAGCGTTTGTTCCGACTTTCTCACGGGTTTATCTCGATCAGGGCGAGGCGGAGAGCAGGCGCGTGGCAAATATCTGCTGGACCCTGTTGCTGTTGATCATGGCCGCTGTAACCTTGTGCGGCATTCTGGCATCCCCATGGATCGTGCGTTTGATCGGCTACGGTTTCGGTGCCATTCCCGGGAAACTCGCACTGACCGATTTCCTCAATCGGCTGATGTTCCCCTATATCTTCTTCGTAAGTCTGCTCGCCCTTGTCACCGGCATTTTAAATGTGTTGGGTCACTATTTCTGGCCTTCCGTTTCTCCGGTGCTTCTGAATCTGGCCATGATTCTGTCGGCCTACTTTTTAGCGGATTATTTCCAGACTCCAGTGGTCGCCCTGGCCATTGGCGTGTTGGTTGGCGGATTGTTGCAATTGGCCATACAGATTCCCGTGTTGAGAAGATACGGTTATCGGTTTCGGTTCGATTTCCATTTCAGGCATCCGGCTGTTCGTCAGGTTGCACGGTTGATGTTGCCGGGAATCGCCGGGGTGGCTATTTATCAAATCAATATTGTGGTGACGCGACTGTTGGCCTCGTTTTTACCCGAAGGCAGCGTATCCTATCTGTATTTCGGGCAACGACTGTTCGAGTTTCCCCAGGGGATCTTTGTGGTTTCCCTGGCTCAGGCGGTGTTGCCGGCCATGAGCCGTCAAGTGGCGCTTGGTGACGATGTGGGTTTTAAGGACTCCCTGCGTTATGCTCTTGTGCTGATTGCTTTGGTTACCTTGCCGGCTGCGGTAGGGCTGGTACTTTGCGCGATTCCTGTCTACAGCCTGTTTTTCATGCATGGTGCCTTTAATTATGAAGATGTCCGGCAGTCGGCTGTGGTGTTGGCCGCTTATGCGCCAGGTCTGTTGTTTGCCGGGGTAAGTCGCGTGGTTGTGCCGAGTTTTTACGCCATGGGCGATACCAGAACACCGGTCTGGATATCCTTTTGGACGTTGCTGGTGAATGCGGGGCTGGGGGTTTTGCTCATGCAACCGTATGCCCATGTTGGTTTGGCGTGTGCTTTAACCCTTGCCAGTATTTTTAATTGCTCGGTGTTGTTGTTCATCTTGCGACAAAAGCTGGGGTCGCTTGGATTGAAGTACGTTCTGGGTTCCATGCTGCGGATTCTGCCGGGTACCCTGGTTATGGCGGGTTTTGTTTACGAGGTGCTGCAACATGCATCGTGGGGCCAGGCCGGATCTTTCTGGTTTAAAATAGCCTTGCTCGGGTTTGCCGTTGCCGGCGGCGGGTCGATCTTTGCCGTAGGCTGTGTTGCCATGCGGGTGCCGGAAGCGGCCCAGGCATACAGTCTGCTTAAACGGAAGCTCGGTTGGGGCACATGA
- the holA gene encoding DNA polymerase III subunit delta, protein MTPGELKKRIRDKTLPALLFLYGEETFFVERSLRQIIDATIPVEARDFNLQIFHGKDSRAVSILDTARTLPVFSPIRLVVVRDTQDVPAAELEQIIPYLSDAVPETILVFTGNKIDGRRKFYQVFKKFGALVEFKKLYDNQIPSFVTDQSQDLGFDFTEEALALFCKRVGSHLQEIHGELSKLLNFLGGRRVAEVADVMTVVSDSRVDSVFDLSDALGKRDVGEALRLLHRLLAEGIAPLLILAMITRHFRQLWKAHELLQQRVAEKDMARRIGINPYFVSGLVAQARRFPGHGFRGIFEALLETDLALKSTGSSPSVVLESLVLRLAAK, encoded by the coding sequence GTGACGCCTGGGGAATTAAAGAAGCGGATACGCGACAAGACTCTGCCGGCTTTGCTGTTTCTTTATGGCGAAGAGACATTTTTTGTCGAGCGCAGCCTGCGTCAAATTATCGATGCGACCATTCCCGTCGAAGCACGCGATTTCAACCTGCAGATTTTTCATGGCAAGGACAGTCGAGCCGTGTCCATTTTGGACACGGCTCGTACGTTGCCCGTTTTCAGCCCCATCCGGTTGGTGGTCGTGCGCGATACGCAGGATGTGCCGGCGGCGGAACTTGAGCAGATTATTCCTTATCTCAGCGATGCCGTACCCGAAACCATACTGGTTTTTACCGGTAATAAAATTGACGGGCGCCGCAAGTTCTACCAGGTTTTTAAGAAATTCGGCGCATTGGTCGAGTTTAAAAAACTTTACGATAACCAGATACCTTCTTTCGTTACCGACCAGTCCCAAGATCTCGGATTCGATTTTACCGAAGAGGCTCTGGCGTTGTTTTGCAAAAGGGTCGGATCGCATCTCCAGGAAATCCATGGCGAGTTAAGCAAGTTGCTTAATTTCCTCGGCGGACGGCGCGTGGCGGAAGTTGCCGATGTCATGACCGTAGTGTCTGACAGTCGGGTCGATAGCGTTTTCGATTTGAGCGATGCTCTCGGTAAAAGGGACGTGGGGGAAGCATTAAGGCTGTTACATCGGCTTCTGGCCGAAGGGATCGCGCCGTTGTTGATTCTGGCCATGATTACCCGACATTTTCGTCAACTGTGGAAGGCTCATGAGCTGTTGCAGCAGCGTGTCGCGGAAAAGGATATGGCACGTCGTATCGGTATCAATCCGTATTTTGTGAGTGGTTTGGTTGCCCAGGCACGTCGTTTCCCGGGGCATGGTTTCCGGGGGATTTTTGAAGCCTTGCTGGAAACGGATCTCGCTTTGAAATCAACGGGATCGTCGCCATCGGTGGTGCTTGAATCTCTGGTTTTACGATTGGCGGCGAAGTAG
- the rpsT gene encoding 30S ribosomal protein S20 encodes MANHKSALKRNRQAAVRNARNTHIRSTMRSLVKMVRVAAASGNQEEAKTALDRAVPYIDKAATKGVIHKATASRKISRLVKLVNTVG; translated from the coding sequence TTGGCTAACCACAAATCCGCTCTCAAAAGAAATCGTCAAGCGGCAGTACGTAATGCACGCAATACCCATATCCGCAGCACCATGCGCAGCTTGGTAAAAATGGTGCGTGTTGCCGCAGCCAGCGGCAATCAGGAAGAGGCCAAAACGGCGCTGGACCGCGCTGTGCCTTATATCGACAAAGCCGCCACCAAAGGTGTTATTCATAAAGCGACCGCCAGCCGCAAGATTTCGCGTCTGGTAAAGCTTGTCAACACCGTGGGCTGA
- a CDS encoding chemotaxis protein CheA codes for MLDPDLEFVSEAEDLLEAVRGDLAELLQQHGDPSAVADLVHRLFRRLHTLKGLCAAVGLDQASRLSHLLETFLDAFRMGRMQLGDSFLEALSESVMLLGGLVHQRPDAIKRCDRFILSLVGLLDKSSEVSSTLSPSSTTLDPDLFKSLTGFECYRLQWCLERSKPVFLISCCLPLESFQSLLAEFEQLLRIHGELIATMPAGLGTADAVDFHLLFCGALPESTAGHFPAEYRLRVRAVNLRGAMNSSSDASSVQPANSGTSQVIRVDKGRLDELLEIAKNLVLEQAQLKRFYQQVAKNGEDGSKELVERSFQELERGLLRLQRSLNDARMMPIRFLFQRMTRVVRNASRRSGNEVRLDMRGDEVPLDRNVLEQLHDPLLHLVRNAIDHGIESPEQRIAAGKSREGRIVLEAGRRGGQIVIEVRDDGRGIKLQDVRSKGCDLGLINDGADYSDQELYDLLFQPGFSTRGKATELSGRGVGMDVVRSQMEALGGLAAIDSRFGEGTRVSLTLPVHKTIMPVLVVNIADRMYAMALEGVRYVEPFEEDGGQSRVPDGMPGLETSLPLFDLRRHLRASAGSHNGPAYLVVIGLGDRQAGIIVDGLGGRRESVIRPFDELLKPVPGFSAVAELIDTGPVLLLDLGHLIREAGRQQLPAEKSCAPTRVAGTCRAKLAAGENAPPVAGIGEGSSPNTVAESGAEPMTSATGSSDFLSFFLEGHEYALDITDVVEIIEDADWITVPHVSSFIAGILIWRDHIVPVLDAGFRIGAAHAREECCGTVIVSRYGDRTVAVMVERLGQIFHVTEEGKIGMQEHHPAHDCLFLSRSVCRDGREISVLDLAAMLDFRTVV; via the coding sequence TTGTTGGATCCCGATCTTGAGTTTGTCAGCGAAGCCGAGGACCTTCTCGAAGCTGTTCGTGGCGATTTGGCCGAATTGTTACAGCAGCATGGCGATCCCTCTGCCGTTGCGGATCTTGTCCATCGGCTTTTCCGCAGGTTGCATACCTTGAAAGGGCTCTGTGCGGCAGTCGGCCTGGATCAGGCGAGCAGGCTGTCTCATCTTCTGGAGACTTTTCTCGATGCGTTCCGCATGGGGCGTATGCAACTCGGCGATTCCTTCCTTGAAGCCCTTTCGGAATCGGTCATGCTCTTGGGCGGGCTGGTACATCAGCGTCCGGATGCGATCAAACGGTGTGACCGGTTTATTTTATCCCTCGTGGGACTGCTGGATAAAAGTTCAGAGGTTTCATCGACGCTTTCCCCTTCTTCAACAACCCTCGATCCGGATCTGTTCAAATCCCTTACCGGTTTTGAGTGCTATCGGCTGCAATGGTGTCTTGAGCGGAGTAAACCTGTTTTTTTGATCAGTTGTTGTCTGCCTCTGGAGTCCTTTCAATCTTTACTGGCTGAGTTCGAGCAATTACTGCGGATTCATGGGGAGCTTATCGCCACTATGCCGGCTGGGCTCGGAACCGCTGATGCGGTTGATTTTCACCTGTTGTTTTGCGGTGCTTTGCCTGAAAGTACGGCCGGTCATTTTCCGGCTGAGTATCGGCTAAGAGTGCGTGCCGTCAATTTGCGCGGAGCCATGAATTCAAGTTCTGATGCGTCGTCGGTGCAACCGGCAAACAGTGGAACATCTCAGGTGATACGTGTCGATAAGGGCCGCCTCGACGAACTGCTGGAGATAGCCAAAAACCTGGTGCTTGAGCAGGCGCAACTTAAACGGTTTTATCAGCAGGTCGCAAAAAATGGGGAGGACGGCTCCAAAGAGCTTGTCGAACGATCATTTCAGGAACTCGAGCGCGGCCTGTTGCGGCTTCAAAGATCGCTCAACGATGCGCGTATGATGCCGATACGCTTTCTGTTCCAACGCATGACACGGGTGGTGCGGAATGCCTCAAGGCGTTCCGGTAACGAAGTGCGCCTGGATATGCGCGGCGACGAGGTGCCTCTCGATCGTAACGTGTTGGAACAATTACATGATCCGTTGCTGCATCTGGTGCGTAATGCCATTGATCACGGTATCGAGTCTCCCGAACAGCGCATCGCCGCCGGCAAAAGTCGTGAAGGTCGGATTGTGCTTGAGGCCGGTCGGCGGGGAGGTCAGATCGTTATCGAAGTGCGTGATGACGGTCGAGGCATCAAATTGCAGGATGTGCGTTCCAAAGGCTGCGATCTGGGCCTGATTAACGATGGCGCCGATTATTCGGATCAGGAATTGTACGACCTGCTTTTCCAGCCGGGTTTTTCAACGCGTGGAAAAGCGACTGAATTATCCGGGCGTGGCGTGGGTATGGATGTGGTACGCAGCCAAATGGAAGCTCTTGGCGGCCTGGCAGCTATCGACTCGCGGTTCGGAGAAGGAACCAGGGTGTCCTTGACGTTGCCCGTGCACAAAACGATCATGCCCGTTTTGGTTGTCAACATTGCGGACAGGATGTACGCCATGGCCCTTGAGGGCGTACGCTATGTAGAACCTTTTGAAGAGGACGGTGGACAATCCCGCGTGCCTGACGGTATGCCGGGGCTTGAGACATCGCTTCCACTGTTCGATCTGCGACGACATCTGCGCGCATCCGCCGGATCGCATAACGGGCCCGCCTATTTGGTGGTTATAGGGCTCGGCGATCGTCAGGCCGGTATTATTGTCGATGGTCTGGGGGGGCGTCGCGAATCGGTGATCCGACCTTTTGACGAATTGTTGAAACCGGTGCCCGGATTTTCGGCCGTAGCGGAATTGATCGATACCGGGCCGGTGTTGTTGCTGGATCTCGGGCATCTGATCCGGGAGGCGGGCCGTCAGCAGTTGCCTGCAGAAAAGTCCTGTGCTCCTACGCGCGTTGCCGGTACTTGCCGGGCTAAGCTGGCTGCGGGCGAGAACGCCCCACCAGTCGCCGGTATCGGCGAAGGTTCTTCGCCGAATACGGTAGCTGAATCCGGGGCGGAGCCGATGACCTCGGCAACCGGATCCAGCGATTTCCTCTCCTTTTTTCTGGAGGGGCATGAATATGCACTGGACATCACAGACGTTGTGGAGATAATAGAGGACGCGGATTGGATTACGGTGCCGCATGTCTCTTCTTTTATTGCCGGTATCCTCATATGGCGTGATCATATTGTTCCGGTGCTCGATGCCGGTTTTAGGATCGGGGCCGCCCATGCCCGGGAGGAATGTTGCGGGACAGTTATTGTGTCTCGTTATGGAGATCGGACCGTTGCCGTCATGGTCGAGCGCCTTGGGCAGATTTTTCATGTCACCGAAGAGGGCAAAATCGGTATGCAGGAGCACCATCCTGCCCATGACTGTTTGTTTTTGTCTCGGTCGGTCTGCCGGGATGGACGTGAAATCAGTGTGCTGGATCTCGCTGCAATGCTCGATTTTCGCACCGTTGTGTAA
- the leuS gene encoding leucine--tRNA ligase: MEERYDAGGIEGKWQKRWEQDRTFKAKEKDAREKYYLLEMFPYPSGRIHMGHVRNYSIGDVVARFKRLQGYNVLHPMGWDAFGMPAENAAIQHKTHPGKWTYENIDNMRAQLKKMGFSYDWDREVATCHPEYYRWEQLIFLKMLEKGLAYKKSSFVNWCSECQTVLANEQVENDACWRCGTVVEQKELEQWFFKITDYAQELLDDTSKLSGWPEPVLTMQRNWIGRSTGCEIDFPVADSDLKIKVFTTRQDTLYGATFMSLAAEHPLAMELVSAECKAEVEAFIARVRTQDKAKRTSDDFVKEGVFTGSYGINPVNGRRIPIYLANFVLMDYGTGAVMAVPTHDQRDFDFARKYDIPMIVVIQPEDQTLDPATMTEAWTAPGVLVNSAPFDGLDNESAKEKIAAHLEEQGVGRKTVNYRLRDWGVSRQRYWGTPIPIIYCPACGIVPVPEEDLPVLLPMDVEISGEGGSPLARHQEFLKVTCPTCGGDARRETDTFDTFVESSWYFARYTCPRFEQGPVDRATVDHWLPVDQYIGGIEHAVMHLLYARFFTKVMRDLGMMAHDEPFKNLLTQGMVCMETASCPEHGWLFPEQVVEGKCVLCGATAQTGRNEKMSKSKKNVVDPDKLILSYGADTARLFSLFAAPPEKDLEWNEQGVEGCYRFLHRVWRAVYDNLEMISGVAVPASVDGAARNLRRQVHATIKKVTGDIDGRFHFNTAIASVMELVNAIYGFEAKAQYPGVMREALEATVRLLAPFVPHVCEELWACLGHEGGLEAAGWPAWDEEALVEDEKTIVVQVNGKVRGKLTIAADADNDTVQQAALKADNVVRFLEGKTVRKVVVVPGRLVNIVVS; the protein is encoded by the coding sequence ATGGAAGAGCGTTACGACGCTGGTGGCATTGAAGGTAAATGGCAGAAACGTTGGGAGCAGGATCGGACCTTCAAGGCGAAGGAGAAGGATGCCCGAGAGAAGTATTATCTGCTGGAGATGTTTCCTTACCCTTCTGGGCGCATTCACATGGGCCATGTCCGCAATTACTCCATTGGCGATGTGGTCGCCCGGTTCAAGCGTTTGCAGGGGTATAACGTATTACACCCCATGGGCTGGGACGCGTTTGGCATGCCGGCTGAAAATGCGGCCATTCAACATAAAACCCATCCCGGCAAGTGGACCTACGAAAATATCGACAATATGCGCGCCCAGCTTAAGAAGATGGGGTTCTCCTACGACTGGGACCGTGAAGTGGCCACCTGCCATCCTGAATATTATCGCTGGGAGCAGTTAATCTTTCTCAAAATGCTTGAGAAGGGACTGGCTTATAAAAAAAGCTCCTTTGTCAACTGGTGTTCCGAGTGTCAGACGGTACTGGCCAATGAGCAGGTAGAAAATGATGCATGCTGGCGCTGCGGCACCGTTGTCGAGCAAAAAGAGCTTGAGCAGTGGTTTTTCAAAATTACCGATTACGCCCAGGAATTGCTGGACGATACCAGCAAGCTGAGCGGGTGGCCCGAACCTGTGTTGACCATGCAGCGCAACTGGATCGGTCGCTCTACCGGTTGCGAGATAGACTTCCCGGTGGCCGATTCCGATCTCAAGATCAAGGTGTTTACCACCCGTCAGGATACACTGTACGGTGCGACTTTCATGAGCCTTGCGGCGGAGCACCCCCTGGCCATGGAATTGGTGAGCGCTGAATGTAAGGCCGAGGTTGAGGCCTTCATTGCCAGGGTGCGTACTCAGGATAAGGCGAAACGTACCAGCGATGATTTCGTCAAAGAAGGGGTTTTTACCGGCTCCTATGGGATCAATCCTGTCAACGGACGACGTATCCCCATTTACCTGGCCAATTTTGTCCTGATGGATTACGGAACCGGTGCTGTCATGGCCGTTCCCACGCACGATCAGAGGGATTTCGATTTTGCCCGCAAATATGATATTCCCATGATCGTGGTCATTCAGCCCGAAGATCAAACCCTCGATCCGGCGACCATGACCGAGGCCTGGACTGCGCCGGGGGTGCTGGTCAACTCCGCACCTTTCGACGGTTTGGATAACGAGAGTGCCAAGGAAAAAATCGCTGCTCATCTCGAAGAGCAGGGCGTAGGTCGCAAGACCGTTAATTATCGTTTGCGCGATTGGGGCGTCTCACGGCAGCGTTACTGGGGGACGCCAATACCTATCATATATTGTCCTGCCTGCGGCATCGTTCCCGTGCCTGAAGAGGATTTGCCCGTCTTGCTGCCGATGGATGTCGAGATCAGCGGTGAAGGCGGCAGCCCCCTGGCACGCCATCAGGAATTTTTAAAGGTTACCTGTCCTACCTGTGGTGGGGATGCCCGCCGGGAAACGGATACCTTCGATACTTTCGTGGAAAGTTCCTGGTATTTTGCCCGTTACACATGTCCGCGTTTCGAACAGGGTCCGGTGGATCGCGCCACTGTCGACCATTGGCTGCCTGTCGATCAGTACATTGGTGGAATCGAGCATGCTGTCATGCATCTGCTCTACGCACGTTTCTTTACCAAGGTGATGCGCGATCTGGGCATGATGGCGCATGACGAACCTTTTAAAAATCTCCTTACCCAGGGGATGGTCTGCATGGAGACGGCGTCGTGTCCGGAGCATGGATGGCTTTTCCCTGAGCAGGTGGTCGAAGGCAAGTGTGTTTTGTGCGGTGCCACCGCTCAAACCGGTCGCAACGAGAAAATGAGTAAATCCAAGAAAAATGTTGTCGATCCGGATAAACTTATCCTCAGCTATGGGGCCGATACGGCACGTCTTTTCTCCTTGTTTGCCGCACCGCCGGAAAAAGATCTGGAGTGGAACGAACAGGGCGTCGAAGGATGTTACCGCTTCCTGCACCGCGTCTGGCGGGCGGTATATGATAATCTGGAGATGATTTCCGGGGTGGCTGTACCGGCCTCGGTCGATGGTGCAGCCCGGAATTTACGCCGCCAGGTGCACGCGACCATCAAGAAGGTTACCGGGGATATCGATGGTCGCTTTCACTTCAATACGGCTATCGCCTCAGTCATGGAGCTGGTCAATGCCATCTATGGTTTCGAGGCCAAAGCTCAATATCCCGGTGTCATGCGCGAAGCACTGGAAGCTACGGTAAGATTGCTTGCGCCTTTTGTTCCGCATGTTTGTGAAGAACTGTGGGCCTGCCTCGGTCATGAGGGCGGTCTCGAAGCTGCCGGCTGGCCTGCCTGGGACGAAGAGGCGTTGGTCGAAGATGAAAAAACGATTGTTGTGCAGGTTAACGGTAAGGTTCGCGGAAAGCTGACCATTGCAGCCGATGCCGATAACGACACGGTGCAGCAGGCGGCTTTGAAGGCAGATAACGTGGTTCGTTTTCTGGAGGGTAAAACAGTGCGAAAAGTGGTTGTGGTTCCCGGCCGTCTGGTGAACATCGTCGTATCATGA
- a CDS encoding GAF domain-containing protein produces MSQKEDQSKVTQRAEEFLHVFKKGAEFTQQLLRENEKLRFQLVQQEEQSRLSGCAGQAMREVESLKAQVAELEREKQGILQRIERVESENIDFANRYVEIEAENNSLANLYIATYQLHSTLDFRDVLKTISEIIINLIGGEEFAIFLLDENSKTLQAVAGEGVAVNRLPVYSLGEGPLGVVALSGESFFAQSLDGGSSTSDAPLACIPLKIKERVIGVLAVYKLFLQKRHFADIDYELFTLLAGHAATAIFASKLYSESERKLTTIQGFLDLLTK; encoded by the coding sequence ATGAGTCAGAAAGAGGATCAGAGTAAAGTTACGCAACGTGCCGAAGAGTTTTTGCACGTTTTCAAAAAAGGCGCCGAATTCACGCAGCAATTGTTGCGTGAAAACGAAAAGCTGCGTTTTCAACTGGTGCAGCAGGAGGAACAGAGCCGTTTGTCCGGTTGCGCCGGCCAAGCAATGCGCGAGGTCGAAAGTCTTAAGGCCCAAGTTGCTGAACTCGAGCGGGAAAAACAGGGTATTTTGCAGCGCATTGAACGTGTTGAATCTGAAAATATCGATTTTGCCAACCGCTATGTGGAAATAGAGGCCGAAAACAACAGCCTGGCCAATCTGTATATTGCCACCTATCAATTGCATTCGACTCTCGATTTTCGCGATGTATTGAAGACGATTTCTGAGATTATTATCAATCTTATCGGCGGAGAAGAGTTTGCCATATTCCTGCTGGACGAAAATTCCAAAACCCTCCAAGCCGTGGCCGGCGAAGGTGTGGCTGTAAATAGGTTGCCTGTTTATTCTTTAGGGGAGGGGCCTCTGGGAGTTGTTGCCCTCAGCGGGGAGAGTTTTTTTGCGCAAAGCCTGGACGGTGGTTCTTCAACATCCGATGCTCCGCTGGCCTGTATCCCACTGAAGATAAAAGAGCGGGTTATCGGCGTTCTGGCGGTATATAAACTTTTTCTGCAGAAGCGCCATTTTGCCGATATCGATTACGAATTATTTACACTCCTTGCAGGTCATGCCGCTACGGCCATTTTCGCCTCCAAACTCTATTCGGAATCGGAGCGTAAACTTACAACCATTCAGGGTTTCCTGGATCTGTTGACCAAGTAA
- the infA gene encoding translation initiation factor IF-1, with protein MAKEEAIEVEGKVVEPLPNAMFRVKLDNGHTILAHISGKMRKFYIRILPGDRVTVELSPYDLTRGRITYREK; from the coding sequence TTGGCAAAAGAAGAAGCCATTGAAGTCGAAGGGAAGGTTGTTGAGCCGCTTCCCAATGCCATGTTCCGCGTCAAACTTGACAACGGTCACACCATTTTGGCCCATATTTCAGGCAAGATGCGAAAGTTTTATATCCGCATCCTGCCCGGCGACAGGGTGACCGTGGAATTGTCCCCCTATGATCTGACGCGTGGACGCATTACTTATCGCGAAAAGTAA